One Xiphophorus maculatus strain JP 163 A chromosome 10, X_maculatus-5.0-male, whole genome shotgun sequence genomic region harbors:
- the LOC102222551 gene encoding proliferation marker protein Ki-67-like isoform X2 gives MPLHGKIVVIKRRGGDGTEFPLTAPCLFGRKTECDIRIQLPQVSKEHCRIDLNENKEIILTNLSSANPTRVNGEALSQSERLKHGDVITIVDRSFRFEYAPTQTPKKRSSSGAKSETVKVAADAGEKRISEVSTDPHLKDGANYNNIQRSLEKTLELESQKDEKNSPFNDLCQMIKKSLDVKTPRKSSTNVVQTPSSKFCTPRPGPVVKKSEKGVVFIPKKEEDPKCKTPEIAKKQGKTFQVPSAEGPGPTVEEAGKSEGTSQQRRISTPQKFTASEVIEQTTASGSKSPVRRRSKECTPAKSGVSMEQEGQAGKSPKLENPPKRSPKNSGSAEKAKMSKKRKSEELGKDLPIPNLKRKRVSFGDHLSPELFDKRLPPDSPLRKGASPRRSLSLYKPKLSLLRRVSVIGLLKEQRTPSPKFKKSASPKTPTGKASPKSRSTSPAEKSPRSKSASPKATPGKKSPKATSPAQTSPKSRSASPKATSPAQKTPKSRSASPKATSPAQTSPKSRSASPKATSPAQKTPKSRSASPKATSPAQKTPKSRSASPKALTSTTPVKTPLNSGIQTPSVQGRFSVSRIRTPSPTTAVAQQMPLLAGTPKIPLRRKSMKNASRRTSGVARSAVKVFQRRSGISRASMKVQSSWANIVKFGQIKTSAVAPAVKKIIQKPLKKVVPKQQTPARKLKDHMSTGHADSPATILVGRAHKRTIVHPTGAAPKVVMNPALFKKDMKMDDDLTGLSEMFKTPVNEKRRRSLVSESSAKKTPIATSSMVEPSVLNTPEEPDEMMVSPLSLASTVKSQRYNSEAVQRLLSGGEEASFVCDAPASEVCSESKHTDPKAGSVKTPKQKPELPVCLTGIKRIMKTPRQKAEPIDDLRGKLLKTPKQKPVQQECLTGIKRIMKTPRQKAEPLEDIRGNLLVTPKQKTEQPECLTGVKRIFATPKQKVEPLEDLWGKLLKTPNVRQSSDVSLDGVKELLQTPIHQSQMLGLATVERMMKTPKEKTAPVVDVVGMKRLPRTPKQKGEPVEDNFGIKRLMKSPRLRGNPPVEDFEGVQELMEEPVTYLTEQRPEKPSDAMETQPQSVIESNTTSASASLEKKSVRGRRAKAVEPEQEETKELPEPSQNAVVSAPARGRRGKKSETKAPPAVRHTRGRNAEVPESRDVEESLPESPKVAMKRRRPIKRAQEEAIEIEQNPAVEEVVTPEPEIDSMPAIDVHGGPALVEKAVLKPKRGRKLKQSEELAQQEQNLPKNADKDKSVNSSDAEHVKLPEEKNANTEVAETSLTQKKSVRGKRAKPVEAKEAQKAEETSNRPVPPPVRGRRGNKMEATASPAVKRNTRTRNAKSQNTVDQPAVEAQAITEISNEAVIPQISEKSNEKTTDRVSSVQVTTKPLRGKKAKVTSTEPEKDECPAANAETPQVIPSVGKPRRGRKAKPDVEEPTEVAEDTCLPVETKPPTRAKRGRRALLKEDKQIEDDTVTSQEPPKKSRRTRKPEQEPLKTKEDTVVPEKEPSSEQSSGAAKPRRGGRKAKADAVKPSVLTDSTEKPKRGRKGEPIPQETVPAKNPEHQEISVPSPQVHKPNRATPVKSKVSQTAPAKRGRRGAALLLVEPKQEPASEPVVPAKRGRRVAAKPKADDGASGEANPTESSKDDAQDPKMTTKAVKFKKYLESHEIPKATLVKAVRGRKTKAPDQADARGKDGTKEASSTEEKTLSHDVVEPAKRGRRGAKVAEVVAEDIGAQKKNRRGRSAKK, from the exons ATGCCTCTGCATGGTAAAATAGTGGTTAttaagaggagaggaggagacggaACCGAGTTTCCTCTGACTGCACCGTGTTTGTTTGGAAG GAAGACCGAATGCGACATTCGTATTCAGCTTCCTCAGGTTTCCAAGGAGCACTGCAGAATTGActtgaatgaaaacaaagag ATCATTTTGACCAATCTGAGCTCAGCCAATCCGACCCGTGTCAACGGCGAGGCTCTGAGTCAGTCTGAGCGCTTGAAGCACGGTGATGTGATAACTATTGTCGATCGTTCTTTCAG GTTTGAGTATGCGCCTACACAAACACCGAAGAAGAGGTCGTCTTCTGGGGCCAAGTCTGAAACCGTTAAG gtTGCCGCGGACGCAGGAGAAAAGAGAATCTCTGAGGTCTCTACAG accCTCATCTCAAAGATGGAGCTAACTATAACAACATCCAGCGATCCTTGGAGAAAACCTTGGAATTGGAGTCCCAGAAAGATGAGAAGAACTCTCCATTCAATGATCTGTGTCAAATGATCAAAAAGTCGTTGGATGTCAAGACACCTCGCAAGTCTTCCACAAATGTGGTTCAGACACCGTCCTCAAAGTTCTGCACGCCGAGACCGGGTCCAGTTGTCAAGAAGAGTGAAAAAGGGGTCGTTTTCATACCCAAGAAGGAAGAAGATCCCAAATGTAAAACCCCAGAGATTGCTAAGAAACAGGGAAAGACCTTCCAGGTTCCTTCTGCTGAGGGCCCTGGACCCACAGTGGAAGAAGCTGGAAAGTCTGAAGGTACTTCACAGCAGAGAAGAATCTCAACTCCTCAGAAATTCACAGCCTCAGAGGTTATTGAGCAAACAACGGCTTCAGGCTCTAAGTCACCGGTCAGAAGGAGAAGCAAAGAATGCACACCGGCTAAATCTGGCGTGTCCATGGAGCAAGAAGGACAAGCTGGAAAATCTCCCAAACTGGAAAATCCACCAAAAAGATCTCCTAAAAACTCAGGATCTGctgaaaaag cgaaaatgtccaaaaaacgcaAGAGCGAGGAGCTTGGGAAAGACCTGCCGATACCAAACCTGAAAAGGAAACGAGTTTCCTTCGGAGACCACCTCAGCCCAGAGTTATTTGACAAACGCCTGCCACCTGACTCTCCACTGCGTAAAGGGGCCAGTCCAAGGAGGAGCCTATCTCTCTATAAACCCAAATTGTCTCTTCTTAGGAGAGTTTCTGTCATTGGGTTGCTAAAG GAGCAGAGGACCCCGTCACCTAAGTTCAAAAAGAGTGCTTCTCCCAAGACTCCAACAGGGAAGGCATCACCAAAATCAAGGTCCACTTCCCCTGCTGAGAAGTCTCCCAGGTCCAAGTCAGCTTCACCCAAAGCCACACCTGGAAAAAAGTCTCCCAAGGCGACAAGTCCAGCTCAGACGTCTCCTAA ATCCAGGTCCGCTTCTCCCAAGGCGACAAGTCCAGCTCAGAAGACTCCTAAATCCAGGTCCGCTTCTCCCAAGGCGACAAGTCCAGCTCAGACGTCTCCTAAATCCAGGTCCGCTTCTCCCAAGGCGACAAGTCCAGCTCAGAAGACTCCTAAATCCAGGTCCGCTTCTCCCAAGGCGACAAGTCCAGCTCAGAAGACTCCTAAATCCAGGTCCGCTTCTCCCAAGGCCTTGACCAGCACAACACCAGTGAAAACACCTTTGAATTCAGGCATCCAAACCCCGTCCGTCCAAGGTCGCTTCTCTGTCTCACGTATCAGGACCCCCTCTCCAACTACAGCAGTCGCTCAACAGATGCCTTTGCTTGCTGGTACCCCAAAAATCCCTCTCAGGAGGAAGAGCATGAAGAATGCATCACGTAGGACTTCAGGTGTTGCCAGGAGTGCAGTAAAAGTCTTTCAGAGACGAAGTGGCATTTCACGGGCATCAATGAAAG TTCAAAGTTCCTgggcaaatattgtaaaatttgGACAAATTAAGACGTCAGCTGTTGCTCCAGCTGTAAAGAAGATCATACAGAAACCCCTGAAGAAGGTTGTGCCCAAACAACAG ACCCCTGCCAGGAAGCTAAAAGACCATATGAGCACTGGACATGCAGATTCCCCTGCCACCATCCTTGTTGGGAGAGCTCACAAAAGAACCATTGTACATCCAACTGGAGCTGCACCAAAAGTGGTCATGAATCCTGCACTGTTCAAAAAGGACATGAAAATGGATGACGATTTAACAG GACTCTCTGAGATGTTCAAAACTCCTGTAAATGAGAAGAGAAGAAGGTCTTTGGTCAGTGAGAGCAGTGCCAAGAAGACGCCAATAGCGACTTCTTCTATGGTGGAACCGTCGGTGCTGAACACCCCAGAGGAGCCAG ATGAAATGATGGTGTCTCCACTGAGTTTAGCGTCTACAGTAAAGAGTCAAAGGTACAACAGCGAGGCAGTCCAGCGCCTTCTCAGTGGGGGTGAAGAAGCAAGTTTTGTCTGTGATGCTCCTGCCTCGGAAGTTTGTTCAGAGTCTAAACACACAGATCCAAAGGCGGGCTCTGTTAAAACTCCCAAACAGAAGCCAGAATTGCCCGTCTGTCTCACTGGAATCAAGAGGATCATGAAAACACCAAGACAGAAGGCTGAGCCCATTGACGATTTGAGAGGAAAACTCTTGAAAACTCCAAAACAGAAACCTGTGCAGCAGGAATGTCTCACTGGAATCAAGAGGATCATGAAGACACCAAGACAGAAAGCCGAACCTTTAGAGGACATCCGAGGAAATCTTTTGGTAACTCCTAAACAGAAAACTGAGCAACCAGAGTGTCTCACTGGGGTCAAACGCATCTTTGCAACTCCGAAGCAGAAGGTGGAACCTCTTGAAGACCTTTGGGGAAAACTGTTGAAGACTCCAAATGTCAGACAGAGCTCTGACGTCAGCTTGGATGGTGTTAAGGAGCTTCTCCAGACACCAATTCACCAGTCCCAGATGCTGGGTCTTGCGACTGTTGAGAGAATGATGAAGACGCCCAAAGAGAAGACTGCTCCAGTTGTGGATGTGGTTGGTATGAAGAGGTTACCAAGAACTCCCAAACAGAAGGGTGAACCCGTAGAAGACAACTTTGGCATCAAAAGGTTGATGAAATCCCCAAGACTGAGAGGAAATCCACCAGTGGAAGACTTTGAGGGAGTTCAGGAGCTCATGGAGGAGCCAGTGACCTACCTGACAGAGCAGCGGCCAGAAAAG CCATCAGATGCCATGGAAACGCAACCTCAAAGTGTCATAGAGAGCAATACAACTTCTGCCAGCGCTtctcttgaaaaaaaatctgttcggGGTAGGAGGGCAAAAGCTGTGGAACCAGAAcaagaggaaacaaaagaacTGCCGGAACCTTCTCAAAATGCCGTGGTGTCTGCACCAGctagaggaagaagaggaaagaaatctgagaccaaagcaccaccTGCTGTTAGACACACAAGAGGCAGGAATGCAGAAGTCCCTGAAAGCAGAGATGTTGAAGAAAGTCTCCCAGAGTCTCCAAAAGTTGCTATGAAAAGACGAAGACCTATCAAAAGAGCCCAAGAGGAGGCAATAGAGATTGAGCAGAATCCTGCTGTTGAAGAGGTAGTGACCCCAGAACCTGAGATCGATTCAATGCCAGCCATTGATGTGCATGGAGGTCCAGCACTTGTAGAGAAAGCAGTGCTGAAGCCCAAACGAGGAAGAAAACTCAAACAATCTGAAGAACTGGCACAGCAGGAGCAGAACCTTCCTAAGA ATGCAGATAAAGACAAGAGTGTTAACTCATCAGACGCTGAGCATGTGAAGCTACCTGAAGAAAAGAATGCAAATACGGAAGTTGCAGAAACTAGCTTGACTCAGAAGAAATCTGTGAGAGGCAAAAGAGCTAAACCTGTGGAGGCTAAAGAAGCTCAGAAAGCTGAGGAGACCTCCAATAGGCCTGTTCCTCCTCCAGtcagaggaaggagaggaaacaaGATGGAAGCAACAGCATCTCCTGCTGTTAAACGGAACACAAGAACCAGAAATGCAAAGTCTCAAAACACTGTTGATCAGCCAGCTGTTGAAGCACAAGCGATAACTGAGATTTCCAATGAAGCCGTGATCCCTCAAATATCAGAGAAGTCCAATGAAAAGACAACTGACCGTGTAAGCTCAGTACAAGTGACAACCAAGCCACTCAGAGGGAAAAAAGCTAAAGTAACATCCACTGAACCTGAGAAAGATGAATGTCCTGCTGCAAATGCTGAAACTCCTCAAGTCATTCCTTCTGTTGGTAAACccaggagaggaagaaaagccAAACCTGATGTTGAGGAGCCAACTGAGGTGGCAGAAGACACCTGTCTCCCTGTGGAGACCAAGCCTCCAACAAGGGCTAAAAGAGGAAGACGTGCTCTCCTGAAAGAGGACAAACAGATTGAGGATGACACGGTGACTTCACAGGAGCCACCTAAGAAATCACGGAGAACAAGAAAACCCGAGCAAGAGCCtctaaaaacaaaggaagacaCTGTGGTCCCAGAAAAGGAACCTAGTTCTGAACAAAGTTCTGGTGCTGCAAAGCCCAGGAGAGGAGGACGGAAAGCTAAAGCAGATGCTGTGAAGCCCTCAGTACTAACTGACAGTACAGAGAAACCAAAACGAGGCAGAAAAGGAGAACCAATCCCTCAGGAGACTGTCCCTGCCAAGAACCCTGAACATCAAGAGATCTCTGTACCATCTCCTCAGGTCCATAAACCTAATCGGGCAACACCGGTGAAAAGCAAGGTTTCACAAACTGCTCCAGCTAAGAGAGGCCGCCGGGGTGCAGCTCTTCTTCTGGTGGAACCCAAACAAGAACCTGCTTCAGAACCAGTCGTACCAGCAAAAAGAGGAAGACGGGTTGCGGCAAAGCCCAAAGCGGACGATGGGGCCAGTGGTGAGGCAAATCCCACCGAAAGCTCGAAGGATGACGCCCAAGACCCAAAGATGACCACAAAGgcagtcaaatttaaaaaatacctgGAAAGCCATGAAATTCCAAAAGCTACGTTGGTGAAGGCCGTTCGAGGCAGGAAGACGAAAGCTCCAGACCAGGCTGACGCTAGAGGTAAAGACGGAACAAAGGAGGCCAGCAGCACAGAAGAGAAGACTCTCTCGCATGACGTCGTCGAGCCCGCCAAGAGAGGACGGCGAGGAGCGAAGGTTGCAGAGGTGGTGGCGGAAGACATTggagcacagaaaaaaaaccgaCGGGGGAGATCAgcaaagaaatga